From Heliomicrobium modesticaldum Ice1, a single genomic window includes:
- a CDS encoding energy-coupling factor ABC transporter ATP-binding protein, with product MTALLETEQVEYNYPDGNSGLRGINFSLLAGRKIAVVGANGAGKSTLFLHLNGLLKPRRGVVRFRGKPIDYSRRGLRELRSHVGLVFQDPDAQLFSASVEQDISFGPLNMGLPEAEVRRRVNAAMAATGITELRHRPVHALSYGQKKRVCIAGVAAMRPQVIILDEPLAWLDPAGAKSILDLLEQLNQEGTTIVMSLHQMDIVARWSDEVVLLDQGQRLFQGAPRELFARQDLLTQAGLELPWPMALYQALAERSILPPPNELKGAELPMDQESLLPLIEQAWLSHKESK from the coding sequence GTGACAGCCCTGTTGGAAACGGAGCAAGTGGAATACAACTACCCCGACGGCAACAGCGGCCTTCGGGGTATCAATTTTTCCCTCTTGGCAGGACGCAAGATCGCCGTCGTCGGCGCCAACGGCGCCGGCAAATCGACCCTCTTCCTTCATCTCAATGGCCTTTTGAAACCGCGCCGAGGTGTCGTCCGTTTCCGGGGTAAGCCTATCGATTACTCCCGCCGGGGCTTGCGCGAACTGCGCAGCCATGTCGGCCTCGTCTTTCAGGATCCTGACGCCCAGCTTTTCTCCGCCTCCGTGGAGCAGGACATCTCCTTCGGCCCCCTCAACATGGGTCTTCCCGAGGCCGAGGTGCGCCGCCGCGTCAACGCGGCCATGGCAGCAACAGGGATTACCGAACTGCGCCACCGGCCTGTCCACGCCCTCAGCTATGGCCAAAAAAAACGGGTCTGTATCGCCGGTGTCGCGGCGATGCGCCCACAGGTCATCATCCTGGACGAACCGCTGGCCTGGCTCGACCCCGCCGGAGCGAAGAGCATCCTTGACCTGCTGGAGCAGTTGAACCAAGAGGGGACCACCATCGTCATGTCCCTGCACCAGATGGACATCGTGGCCCGCTGGTCGGACGAGGTGGTCCTGCTGGATCAGGGACAGCGGCTTTTCCAGGGCGCTCCCCGGGAGCTCTTCGCCCGGCAGGATCTACTGACCCAAGCCGGACTGGAGCTGCCCTGGCCTATGGCGTTGTATCAGGCGCTGGCGGAAAGGTCGATTCTTCCCCCTCCGAATGAGCTAAAAGGCGCAGAGCTCCCGATGGATCAAGAAAGCCTGCTCCCTTTGATCGAGCAGGCCTGGCTGAGTCATAAAGAAAGCAAATAG
- a CDS encoding IS1182-like element ISHmo2 family transposase gives MFRFDVDPQVSFYDFAALWDQLVPADSVFRLFRELAPLLIQPEDFTGLYCLDNGRPSHAARQMTMACMLQEMLGETDRGMEAQTRVNIEVKFALGMALDEPGIDHANFGVHRQRLIQKELDKVYLDRFIRLMYYLGVLTGKEPWITDTTHVIAPISAPTTIELIRQAMRLLVRLLAKQYSVPWHAIPHAPRAVRYLETVTEVKEHNLDDKAKMERLVEVVSEADELLAYVESSEASWKKKPDVIHYALLLCRILRERIIRKDDGTLEIAPGGSVKDMIVSAVDSEARFGCKGKTKWRGYKMAIVEVGNSGFIAAAEAMKANDYDGSSLVPLADQLPTDCVENPTIIGDTHYGAGDDRVTLKEKGIDVVAPLSPKTKCDILAGEGFQVSEDQTQLICPRGKVITTYSEVADGKNFVLRAKDHDCKHCPRYTTCFKEKKHRRTIFIHNAYGVMLEAAKHSQTKIYKEQMRLRSRIEAKQNELVNRYGLRRVRRIGKRNLAYAARLSALAANFQKLNRLRNDKNATMVLEVSALRGVAFKKAA, from the coding sequence TTGTTTCGATTCGATGTGGACCCCCAAGTTAGCTTTTACGACTTTGCAGCCCTCTGGGACCAACTTGTGCCTGCCGATTCCGTCTTTCGCCTGTTTCGTGAATTGGCGCCCCTATTAATACAACCGGAGGATTTTACAGGTCTCTATTGCCTTGACAACGGACGTCCCAGTCATGCGGCCCGGCAGATGACGATGGCCTGCATGTTACAGGAAATGCTGGGCGAAACAGACCGGGGGATGGAAGCACAGACACGTGTGAACATCGAGGTCAAGTTTGCGTTAGGAATGGCCCTCGATGAACCGGGCATTGATCACGCCAATTTTGGCGTCCACCGGCAACGGCTCATCCAAAAGGAACTTGATAAGGTCTATCTCGATCGCTTTATCCGGTTGATGTACTACCTGGGCGTTTTGACAGGGAAAGAACCTTGGATAACGGACACGACCCATGTCATAGCTCCCATCAGTGCCCCCACGACCATCGAACTGATCCGCCAAGCCATGCGCCTGTTGGTGCGTCTTTTGGCGAAGCAATACAGTGTTCCATGGCATGCAATCCCCCATGCCCCTCGGGCGGTACGTTACCTGGAAACAGTGACGGAAGTGAAAGAGCATAACCTGGACGATAAGGCCAAAATGGAACGGCTTGTTGAAGTGGTCAGCGAGGCTGACGAACTGCTGGCCTACGTGGAGTCATCGGAGGCTTCGTGGAAGAAGAAGCCCGATGTCATTCATTACGCCCTTTTGCTTTGCCGTATCCTCCGTGAACGAATCATTCGGAAAGATGATGGAACTCTTGAGATAGCCCCCGGCGGTTCTGTCAAAGATATGATAGTTTCGGCTGTAGACAGCGAAGCCCGTTTCGGTTGTAAGGGCAAGACGAAATGGCGCGGGTATAAGATGGCCATCGTCGAAGTCGGAAATTCCGGATTTATCGCCGCCGCCGAGGCCATGAAAGCCAACGACTATGACGGCTCCAGTCTGGTGCCGTTAGCGGATCAGCTTCCCACCGATTGTGTAGAAAACCCGACGATCATTGGAGATACCCACTATGGTGCGGGCGATGACCGTGTCACCCTCAAGGAAAAAGGCATTGACGTAGTGGCGCCACTTTCACCAAAGACAAAATGTGATATCCTCGCGGGCGAGGGATTTCAAGTTTCCGAAGACCAAACACAACTGATCTGCCCGAGAGGAAAAGTCATCACCACCTATTCGGAAGTGGCAGATGGGAAGAACTTCGTGCTTCGCGCCAAGGACCATGATTGCAAGCACTGCCCTCGTTACACGACCTGTTTTAAAGAAAAGAAACATCGGCGCACGATTTTTATTCACAACGCCTATGGTGTCATGCTCGAGGCGGCAAAGCACTCCCAAACGAAAATCTATAAGGAACAGATGCGTCTTCGCAGCCGCATCGAAGCCAAGCAAAATGAACTGGTCAACCGTTACGGACTGCGCCGGGTTCGCCGTATCGGAAAACGAAATCTGGCTTATGCCGCCCGGCTCAGCGCGTTAGCGGCGAACTTTCAAAAACTCAACCGTCTACGAAATGATAAGAATGCAACCATGGTGTTGGAGGTGAGTGCCTTACGCGGTGTTGCTTTCAAAAAAGCCGCATAA
- a CDS encoding energy-coupling factor ABC transporter permease — MHIMEGYLPLSHAVAWTAASTPFVVHGLRSIQKTVRANPEAKMLLGVTGAFSFVLSALKLPSVTGSSSHPTGTGLGAVLFGPTVMAVIGAIVLLFQALLLAHGGITTLGANVFSMGIVGPFAAYGLYRLGQRLSLPSNISLFAAAAIGDLATYFTTSLQLALAFPDTATGIAGSFAKFASIFLVTQLPLALAEGLLTLVIFNALSKYSADELSALNIFSKEVKA; from the coding sequence ATGCATATCATGGAGGGCTACCTGCCCCTTAGCCATGCCGTTGCCTGGACAGCCGCCTCAACGCCCTTTGTCGTCCATGGGCTGCGGTCGATCCAAAAAACTGTTCGGGCCAATCCGGAAGCCAAAATGCTCCTCGGCGTCACCGGAGCCTTCTCCTTCGTGCTATCGGCGCTGAAACTGCCTTCCGTCACCGGCAGTTCCTCCCACCCGACCGGCACCGGCTTGGGCGCCGTCCTCTTCGGCCCCACCGTGATGGCCGTCATCGGCGCCATCGTGCTGCTCTTTCAGGCTCTCCTGCTGGCCCACGGCGGGATCACCACCCTGGGCGCCAATGTGTTCTCCATGGGCATCGTAGGACCTTTTGCCGCCTACGGCCTCTATCGATTGGGACAGCGCTTGAGCCTTCCCTCCAATATTTCCCTTTTCGCCGCCGCCGCCATCGGCGATCTGGCAACCTATTTCACCACGTCGCTGCAACTTGCCCTCGCCTTCCCAGACACCGCCACCGGCATCGCCGGGTCCTTCGCTAAATTCGCTTCCATCTTCCTGGTGACGCAATTGCCCCTGGCCCTGGCTGAAGGCTTGTTGACCCTTGTCATCTTCAACGCCCTCTCGAAGTACTCGGCAGACGAACTGTCAGCCCTGAACATCTTCTCGAAAGAGGTGAAAGCATGA
- a CDS encoding RluA family pseudouridine synthase, translated as MERIVAVSKEWLAHRVKPEEEGRRIGSILQFCLGFSRRRLQILTRTDGFRLNGKRAHLDRRVKEGDLLEVCLHQEEEGNLAPVAMELKVLYEDADLLILDKPPGIEVHPPEQRARFRPTLAHGVAHYFAEKGIKARVRPLHRLDKDTTGICVFAKNAFAHQALDRQLRNGSLQRGYLAILRGLPAELVGVIDAPIGRDPEHHMRRMVRDDGERAITRYRVTQVIEPSGLEMKGAAESEGHWALAEVILETGRTHQIRVHFRHLGTPLLGDRLYGGDSPRIDRQALHSAWVTLLQPRSGEAVKVTAELPEDMARLLGGKANDGSKNEDRKTEDGKTEDGKTEDG; from the coding sequence ATGGAAAGGATCGTGGCCGTGTCGAAGGAATGGTTGGCTCATCGCGTTAAGCCGGAGGAGGAGGGGCGGCGGATCGGCAGTATCCTGCAGTTCTGCCTGGGCTTTTCCCGCCGGCGCTTGCAGATCCTGACCCGGACCGACGGTTTTCGTCTCAATGGAAAACGGGCCCATCTCGACCGGCGTGTCAAGGAAGGCGATCTGCTCGAAGTCTGCCTCCACCAGGAGGAGGAAGGCAATCTGGCGCCAGTCGCCATGGAACTGAAGGTGCTCTACGAAGACGCCGACCTGCTCATCCTGGACAAGCCGCCGGGGATCGAGGTGCACCCGCCGGAGCAGCGCGCCCGCTTCCGCCCGACGCTGGCCCATGGTGTAGCCCACTACTTCGCCGAGAAGGGGATCAAGGCGAGGGTTCGTCCGCTCCACCGGCTGGATAAAGACACGACAGGCATCTGTGTTTTCGCCAAGAACGCCTTCGCTCACCAGGCGCTGGATCGGCAACTCCGCAATGGGAGCTTGCAGCGCGGTTACTTGGCGATCCTGCGCGGCCTGCCGGCGGAGCTGGTGGGAGTCATCGACGCGCCCATCGGCCGCGACCCCGAGCATCACATGCGGCGCATGGTCCGCGATGACGGGGAAAGGGCGATCACCCGCTACCGGGTGACGCAGGTTATTGAACCTTCAGGCTTGGAGATGAAGGGCGCAGCGGAATCGGAAGGGCATTGGGCATTGGCGGAGGTGATTTTGGAGACGGGTCGAACCCACCAGATCCGGGTGCACTTCCGCCATCTGGGCACGCCGCTCCTTGGGGACCGGCTCTATGGCGGCGACTCGCCCCGCATCGACCGCCAGGCGCTGCACTCAGCCTGGGTGACGCTTCTCCAGCCTCGCAGCGGTGAGGCGGTGAAGGTCACCGCCGAACTGCCTGAAGATATGGCCCGCCTGCTCGGCGGGAAGGCAAACGACGGAAGTAAAAACGAAGACAGAAAAACAGAAGACGGAAAAACAGAAGACGGAAAAACAGAAGACGGTTAA
- the cbiQ gene encoding cobalt ECF transporter T component CbiQ — translation MLFTIDQWAWANKLRDKPPTLKGLIALAGLLVSMIAPTPWLSGAITLLYGALLAFAARIPLSLFLTLMTVPGLFLFTGCFTVAFSPSPLDPVVQVTFGPYSPGISAAGLKQAGVLFFRSLGATASLYFLVLTTPMVDVIELVSRLRAPRLVTELMLLIYRFIFVLMETTQAIVVAQESRLGYSTRANSLRALGILAANLFVRSLIRSRELYIALSARGYEEELRVLPRARTPKNSAGTL, via the coding sequence ATGCTTTTTACCATCGATCAGTGGGCTTGGGCCAACAAACTGCGAGACAAGCCACCGACACTGAAAGGGCTGATCGCCCTCGCCGGCTTGCTGGTCAGCATGATAGCGCCCACACCATGGCTGTCGGGCGCTATCACGCTCCTCTATGGGGCGCTGCTCGCCTTTGCGGCCCGCATCCCCCTGTCCCTATTCTTGACGCTGATGACCGTGCCGGGGCTCTTCCTCTTCACAGGCTGCTTCACCGTGGCCTTCTCGCCGTCCCCGCTTGACCCTGTCGTGCAGGTCACCTTCGGCCCCTATTCACCGGGAATATCCGCCGCCGGACTTAAACAGGCCGGTGTGCTCTTCTTTCGCTCTCTTGGCGCCACAGCCAGCCTCTACTTCCTCGTGCTTACCACGCCGATGGTCGATGTGATCGAGCTGGTGAGCCGCTTGCGAGCCCCCAGACTCGTCACCGAACTGATGCTCCTCATCTACCGCTTCATTTTCGTCCTCATGGAGACGACGCAGGCCATCGTCGTGGCCCAAGAGTCCCGACTTGGCTACTCCACGAGAGCCAACAGCCTTCGCGCCCTCGGTATCCTGGCGGCGAACCTCTTCGTCCGCTCCCTCATCCGTTCCCGCGAGCTCTACATCGCCTTGTCGGCCCGGGGGTACGAGGAAGAGCTGCGTGTACTGCCACGCGCTAGAACGCCGAAGAATAGCGCCGGAACTCTCTAA
- the speD gene encoding adenosylmethionine decarboxylase: MDYSTFGRHVTVDTWGVDFEKLNDARFLEEQMIEAARAAGATVLSSQKQQFEPQGATVLVLLSESHISIHTYPEKGFAALDCYTCGETVDPEVAISHMIKVLVPKKTSVKLLKRGDGPIEVLK; the protein is encoded by the coding sequence ATGGATTACTCCACTTTCGGACGACATGTCACCGTTGACACTTGGGGCGTAGATTTTGAAAAGTTGAACGACGCCCGCTTTCTGGAGGAACAGATGATTGAAGCTGCCAGGGCGGCCGGAGCGACAGTTCTCTCGTCCCAGAAGCAGCAGTTTGAGCCGCAAGGCGCGACGGTTCTGGTCCTGTTGTCCGAGAGCCACATCTCCATCCACACCTATCCTGAGAAGGGTTTTGCCGCCCTTGACTGTTACACCTGCGGGGAGACAGTGGATCCGGAAGTGGCTATCAGCCACATGATCAAGGTGCTGGTTCCCAAGAAGACGTCGGTAAAGCTGCTCAAACGCGGCGACGGACCGATTGAGGTTCTGAAATAA
- a CDS encoding energy-coupling factor ABC transporter substrate-binding protein codes for MSWLRNKSVLIVAALFLTGVPLIMHFTQDFAGADDQAGEMIQSVAPSYTPWFESLWEPGESAEPLLFGLQAAAGAAFIAY; via the coding sequence ATGAGCTGGCTCCGAAACAAGAGCGTCCTGATCGTGGCAGCCCTGTTTTTGACGGGCGTTCCCCTGATCATGCATTTCACCCAGGATTTTGCCGGCGCCGATGACCAGGCGGGCGAAATGATCCAAAGCGTCGCTCCCTCCTATACGCCCTGGTTCGAATCCCTCTGGGAACCGGGTGAATCAGCGGAACCGCTGCTCTTCGGCCTTCAGGCCGCCGCCGGTGCAGCCTTCATCGCCTACTAG
- the cybH gene encoding Ni/Fe-hydrogenase, b-type cytochrome subunit yields MRDSKDLKCLNTVYVWELPVRIYHWINALCIVLLMVSGLYIGNPMLRPAVVTGEAVTHFFMGYAFMIHIAAGYVFIANYLFRLYWAFVGNEYARSHHWPWQKAFWLEFFDVLLSYLFLKHHKDEHLGHNPVANLAYFGFIMVGSVFMALTGFAMYGELHPNGFFGNLQWVFQVFGPSYTIHMLHRLMAWGIAGFVVVHLYLSLRHDMFARNGTLSSMVSGYKFRCEE; encoded by the coding sequence ATGAGGGACTCCAAAGACCTCAAATGCCTGAACACGGTGTACGTGTGGGAACTGCCGGTGCGCATCTATCATTGGATAAATGCCCTTTGTATCGTCCTGTTGATGGTGTCGGGCCTCTATATCGGCAACCCGATGCTCCGGCCGGCCGTGGTTACCGGTGAAGCGGTCACCCACTTTTTCATGGGTTATGCCTTCATGATCCACATCGCTGCCGGCTACGTCTTCATCGCCAACTACCTGTTCCGTCTTTACTGGGCCTTTGTCGGCAACGAGTACGCCCGCAGTCACCACTGGCCCTGGCAGAAGGCATTCTGGCTGGAGTTTTTTGATGTGCTGTTGAGTTACCTCTTCTTGAAGCACCATAAAGACGAACACCTGGGTCATAACCCAGTGGCCAATCTGGCCTACTTCGGCTTCATCATGGTGGGATCGGTGTTTATGGCGCTGACGGGATTTGCCATGTATGGAGAACTCCACCCGAACGGTTTCTTCGGCAATCTACAGTGGGTCTTTCAAGTCTTCGGTCCCAGTTACACCATCCACATGCTGCACCGCCTGATGGCTTGGGGGATCGCCGGCTTTGTGGTCGTCCACCTCTACCTGTCTCTGCGCCATGACATGTTCGCCCGAAATGGCACCTTGTCATCCATGGTGAGCGGGTATAAGTTTCGCTGCGAAGAATGA
- a CDS encoding HD-GYP domain-containing protein, with product MASYTPVDLSRLLGALSMALDFTTHGLSRHHRRVAYMAVTLGRAIALPVKTLKTLYCAASIHDIGAVTFAQKNALSRFEIHSPKSHCQLGRQMLASSPQLREVAIIIEHHHDHWDEPGRQDSPVDPTLLLLGDLIHLADRIEVLLTPAHILSQRRQVMDTINSLFGTVFRPEWKDLLNELAERESFWLDLDSPFIDELTRQAVGADEHIIQLPYCELKGLASIFARIIDSKSRFTLRHSRLVSASATLLSQLAGFSPADAARMEVASLLHDIGKLSIPEEILEKPAQLTPEEYLIIKQHTYHSYHILNQVPGFSEIAQWAAYHHERLDGKGYPFHIPGEELSVGSRIVAVADIFSALVEDRPYRDGLSREKVESILKKMVLEKAIDGDLADLLCQHYDDFEALKQTT from the coding sequence ATGGCATCCTACACCCCCGTCGACCTCTCTCGGTTGCTCGGCGCCCTCTCCATGGCCCTGGACTTCACCACCCACGGACTGTCGCGCCACCACCGCCGGGTTGCATACATGGCAGTCACACTCGGACGGGCGATAGCGCTTCCGGTCAAAACACTGAAGACCCTCTATTGCGCAGCCAGCATTCACGATATCGGCGCCGTCACCTTTGCCCAGAAGAACGCCCTCTCCCGCTTTGAGATCCACTCGCCCAAGAGCCATTGCCAACTCGGTCGACAAATGCTCGCAAGTTCGCCCCAACTGAGAGAAGTCGCCATCATCATCGAACACCACCATGACCATTGGGACGAACCGGGCCGGCAGGATTCTCCCGTCGATCCCACACTGCTGCTGCTGGGCGACTTGATCCACCTGGCCGACCGCATCGAGGTCCTCCTGACGCCTGCCCATATCCTCTCCCAGCGTCGCCAGGTCATGGACACCATCAACAGCCTATTCGGAACAGTCTTCCGCCCCGAATGGAAAGACCTTCTCAACGAGCTGGCAGAGAGAGAGAGTTTTTGGCTTGACCTGGACTCCCCTTTCATCGACGAACTGACCCGGCAGGCTGTCGGCGCCGACGAGCATATCATCCAGCTCCCTTATTGCGAGTTGAAAGGTCTGGCATCGATCTTCGCCCGCATTATCGACAGCAAGAGCCGCTTCACCCTCCGCCACTCGCGGCTCGTCTCGGCCTCGGCGACACTTCTCAGCCAGCTGGCCGGCTTCTCTCCTGCCGACGCCGCCCGCATGGAAGTCGCCAGCCTCCTCCACGACATCGGCAAACTGAGCATCCCTGAAGAGATTTTAGAAAAACCGGCTCAACTGACACCGGAGGAGTATCTGATCATCAAACAGCACACCTATCACAGCTACCACATCCTGAATCAGGTCCCCGGTTTTTCCGAGATCGCCCAGTGGGCCGCCTACCACCACGAGCGCCTCGACGGCAAAGGTTACCCCTTTCACATCCCAGGGGAAGAACTCAGCGTCGGCAGCCGGATCGTGGCCGTCGCCGATATCTTCTCGGCCCTCGTAGAAGACCGCCCATACCGGGATGGCCTTTCCCGCGAAAAGGTCGAATCGATCCTGAAAAAGATGGTCCTGGAAAAGGCCATCGACGGCGATCTGGCCGATCTGCTCTGCCAACACTACGACGACTTCGAAGCGTTGAAACAAACCACGTAA
- the glgP gene encoding alpha-glucan family phosphorylase, protein MNAFCSGTELPHVAYFCMEYGLNASIPIYSGGLGILAGDYIKAARELGRPMVAVGILWRQGYTEQHIDSNGQPYDVYRDYAFPDLRDTGVTVSVRIWEHDVVCKVWVLDNQGNVPLYLLDAGFPGSPHGWMTQRLYGGGRQERIAAEMILGIGGIRALRALGLLIDVYHFNEGHAVFAGLELIREKMSQGQSFERAWHNTRQEIVFTTHTPVAAGNEVHDHDTLGRMGAYNGLDYNQMRDLGGDPFSMTVAGLRLSYMANGVSKLHGRTVHRMWGHLESIPLIFSITNGVHPGTWQDPRIKQAFETRGDLWSIHMDNKRKLIEYVKEKGLGNLREDTLLIGFARRAASYKRGDLIFRNPEVIDPYLKTGKIQIIFSAKAHPADMMGKEIIARLVEFQKRYPDNVVFIENYNMDIATLLVRGCDIWLNNPRRPQEASGTSGMKAAMNGVLNLSVEDGWVGEGVQHGINGWLLDFHPGENLSPQEQDELDMKSLYRVLLEEVLPMYYHNRKHWVEMMMLSIDMSRWQFSSHRMCREYYDLMYTPVTTNKRQLLNQSV, encoded by the coding sequence TTGAACGCTTTCTGTTCGGGCACGGAATTGCCACATGTGGCCTATTTTTGCATGGAATATGGTTTGAACGCTTCTATACCGATCTACTCGGGCGGTCTGGGCATTCTAGCGGGTGATTACATCAAGGCGGCCCGGGAACTGGGACGACCGATGGTGGCCGTCGGGATCCTTTGGCGCCAGGGATATACAGAACAGCACATTGACAGCAATGGTCAACCTTATGATGTATATCGCGATTATGCCTTCCCGGATCTGAGGGATACAGGTGTGACTGTATCGGTCCGCATCTGGGAACATGATGTGGTCTGCAAGGTCTGGGTGCTCGATAACCAGGGAAATGTGCCCCTTTACCTGCTGGACGCCGGTTTTCCGGGCAGCCCTCACGGGTGGATGACTCAGCGCCTCTATGGCGGGGGGCGGCAGGAACGCATCGCAGCTGAGATGATCCTGGGCATCGGCGGGATCCGGGCATTGCGCGCTCTCGGTTTGTTGATCGATGTCTATCATTTCAATGAGGGCCATGCTGTTTTTGCCGGGTTAGAACTGATCCGGGAGAAGATGAGCCAAGGCCAATCCTTCGAGCGCGCCTGGCACAATACCCGCCAGGAGATCGTCTTCACGACCCACACGCCGGTTGCCGCCGGCAATGAGGTTCACGATCATGATACGCTGGGGCGGATGGGCGCCTACAACGGCCTTGATTATAACCAGATGCGCGACCTCGGCGGCGATCCCTTCAGCATGACTGTGGCCGGTTTGCGCCTCTCCTACATGGCCAACGGCGTTTCCAAGCTGCATGGCCGCACGGTCCACCGCATGTGGGGGCACCTGGAGTCGATTCCGCTGATCTTTTCCATCACCAACGGCGTCCACCCGGGCACCTGGCAGGACCCTCGGATCAAACAGGCTTTCGAGACGCGAGGGGATCTGTGGTCCATCCACATGGACAACAAGCGAAAGCTGATCGAGTATGTCAAGGAAAAAGGGTTGGGGAACCTGCGGGAAGACACCCTCTTGATCGGATTTGCCCGCCGCGCCGCCTCCTACAAGCGCGGTGATCTGATCTTCCGTAATCCGGAGGTGATCGATCCTTACCTGAAGACGGGGAAGATCCAGATCATCTTCTCGGCCAAGGCGCACCCGGCCGATATGATGGGCAAAGAGATCATCGCTCGGTTGGTAGAATTCCAGAAGCGGTATCCCGACAATGTCGTTTTCATCGAGAACTACAACATGGACATCGCCACGTTGCTGGTGCGCGGCTGCGACATCTGGCTGAACAACCCGCGCCGCCCCCAGGAGGCCTCGGGCACTTCGGGGATGAAGGCGGCCATGAACGGCGTGCTGAACCTGAGCGTCGAAGACGGCTGGGTTGGCGAAGGGGTGCAGCACGGCATCAACGGCTGGCTGCTGGATTTCCATCCCGGCGAGAACCTTTCGCCGCAGGAGCAGGATGAGTTGGACATGAAGTCCCTCTATCGGGTGCTGCTGGAGGAAGTGTTGCCCATGTACTACCACAACCGCAAGCACTGGGTGGAGATGATGATGCTCAGCATCGACATGTCGCGCTGGCAGTTCTCCTCCCATCGGATGTGCCGCGAGTATTATGACCTGATGTACACGCCGGTGACGACGAATAAGCGGCAGTTGCTCAACCAGTCGGTGTGA